In Sardina pilchardus chromosome 10, fSarPil1.1, whole genome shotgun sequence, one genomic interval encodes:
- the arpin gene encoding arpin isoform X1, translating into MSRIYHNTSLQNKPVHNEKIGNVWNPSSFQSGRGVILEGQLVDVSRHAITDTQSKKERYNVLYIKPSRIHRRKFDAKGDEIEPNFSDTKKVNTGFLMSSYKVEAKGETDCLSEEHLNDIINKPELVRITEKHCPGQAYAFWIPEAEAEKTEMETGQEIRLKTKGDGPFIFSFAKINGGTVTKCNFAGDETAGASWTDKIMANKAGGEGAVKPGGQGEGADDEEWED; encoded by the exons ATGAGTCGGATATATCACAATACATCACTACAGAACAAACCTGTGCACAATGAGAAAATTGGAAATGTATGGAATCCCTCCTCTTTTCAAAG TGGTCGAGGTGTTATACTGGAGGGACAACTCGTTGATGTATCACGTCACGCAATCACAGACACTCAAAGTAAAAAG gagCGGTATAATGTTTTATACATCAAACCTAGTCGAATCCACAGGAGAAAGTTTGATGCAAAAGGAGATGAGATTGAGCCCAACTTCAGTGATACCAAGAAAGTCAACACAGGCTTCCTCATGTCTTCCTACA AGGTAGAGGCCAAAGGAGAAACAGACTGTCTGTCTGAGGAGCATCTGAATGACATTATCAACAAACCAGAGCTGGTGAGAATCACTGAAAAGCACTGCCCCGGTCAGGCCTATGCTTTCTGGATACccgaggcagaggcagagaaaacagaaatgGAGACGGGTCAGGAGATCCGTCTGAAAACCAAAGGAGACGGTCCGTTTATCT TTTCTTTTGCCAAGATCAACGGGGGTACCGTCACCAAGTGCAATTTCGCTGGGGACGAGACGGCTGGGGCCTCATGGACGGATAAAATTATGGCCAACAAAGCCGGTGGAGAGGGTGCGGTAAAACCCGggggacagggagagggggCGGACGACGAGGAGTGG GAGGACTAA
- the arpin gene encoding arpin isoform X2: MYGIPPLFKVVEVLYWRDNSLMYHVTQSQTLKERYNVLYIKPSRIHRRKFDAKGDEIEPNFSDTKKVNTGFLMSSYKVEAKGETDCLSEEHLNDIINKPELVRITEKHCPGQAYAFWIPEAEAEKTEMETGQEIRLKTKGDGPFIFSFAKINGGTVTKCNFAGDETAGASWTDKIMANKAGGEGAVKPGGQGEGADDEEWED; encoded by the exons ATGTATGGAATCCCTCCTCTTTTCAAAG TGGTCGAGGTGTTATACTGGAGGGACAACTCGTTGATGTATCACGTCACGCAATCACAGACACTCAAA gagCGGTATAATGTTTTATACATCAAACCTAGTCGAATCCACAGGAGAAAGTTTGATGCAAAAGGAGATGAGATTGAGCCCAACTTCAGTGATACCAAGAAAGTCAACACAGGCTTCCTCATGTCTTCCTACA AGGTAGAGGCCAAAGGAGAAACAGACTGTCTGTCTGAGGAGCATCTGAATGACATTATCAACAAACCAGAGCTGGTGAGAATCACTGAAAAGCACTGCCCCGGTCAGGCCTATGCTTTCTGGATACccgaggcagaggcagagaaaacagaaatgGAGACGGGTCAGGAGATCCGTCTGAAAACCAAAGGAGACGGTCCGTTTATCT TTTCTTTTGCCAAGATCAACGGGGGTACCGTCACCAAGTGCAATTTCGCTGGGGACGAGACGGCTGGGGCCTCATGGACGGATAAAATTATGGCCAACAAAGCCGGTGGAGAGGGTGCGGTAAAACCCGggggacagggagagggggCGGACGACGAGGAGTGG GAGGACTAA
- the fam169b gene encoding protein FAM169B, giving the protein MESKQENITGVTYPVDRPDEDCVDLYFKSEEKLSWGNGLNKTFTLPHGVKVDVCHDNIASLSLFSDDLAHSVFALHLPGDETQVVAIYLHKEWWSVQDVMKTSCKSRCGLVVVSSIVERIILFVMSQIIFGILERTLDEEIHFSPHALEEFGKIFWQDGEAVGFYTMKKKGTLCSRCSGQSYLLPVLDTLFVRTPWRRKGLALQMLEDFCSSFPQEEVLGVSYPISARMYKVCQKFLEINEEERDRLYEVESPGDWGQRRNVWLGLQLRRLSKNRQSPQRITTDKTHGDNYKEGKVPSLLPDSVSISKAHTPGKHFEMGVSPTGPVATPDNNQKNSVRRRAADPTEECENTKQRRTL; this is encoded by the exons ATGGAATCCAAACAGGAAAATATCACCG GTGTCACATATCCTGTTGACCGCCCTGATGAAGACTGTGTTGATCTGTATTTTAAGTCAGAGGAGAAATTGTCATGGGGCAATGGTTTAAACAAGACTTTCACACTACCACATGGAGTAAAG GTGGACGTCTGTCATGATAATATAGCCAGCCTCTCACTTTTCAGTGATGATCTTGCCCATTCAGTTTTTGCCCTGCATTTGCCTGGAGATGAAACTCAAG TGGTTGCCATATACCTGCACAAAGAGTGGTGGTCTGTACAAGATGTGATGAAGACATCCTGCAAATCCAGATGTGGACTTGTAGTG GTGAGTTCAATCGTGGAGAGAATCATTTTGTTTGTCATGAGTCAGATCATTTTTGGGATTTTGGAAAGAACTCTGGATGAAGAAATACATTTCTCACCCCATGCTTTGGAGGAATTTGGCAAAATCTTCTGGCAGGATGGAGAAGCTGTTGGGTTTTATACCATGAAGAAAAAAG GCACCTTGTGCAGTAGATGTAGTGGGCAAAGCTACTTGCTTCCCGTGCTGGACACTTTGTTTGTTCGGACACCCTGGAGGAGGAAGGGGCTTGCTCTACAGATGCTGGAGGATTTCTGCTCTTCATTCCCTCAAGAGGAAGTACTGGGTGTCAGCTATCCCATTTCTGCCCGAATGTACAAAG TGTGTCAAAAGTTCTTGGAGATCAACGAGGAGGAAAGGGACCGCCTGTACGAAGTGGAGAGCCCTGGAGACTGGGGTCAAAGGCGCAATGTGTGGCTAGGCCTCCAGCTCCGTCGGCTTTCAAAGAACA GGCAGAGTCCACAAAGAATTACCACGGACAAGACACATGGAGACAACTACAAAGAGGGGAAAGTTCCTTCTCTTTTACCTGACAGCGTCAGCATATCAAAA GCTCATACCCCAGGGAAACATTTTGAAATGGGTGTCTCACCTACTGGTCCTGTGGCAACACCTGACAACAACCAAAAGAATTCTGTGAGGAGGCGAGCAGCTGACCCCACAGAGGAGTGTGAGAACACCAAACAAAGAAGGACGCTTTAA